A region from the Lutra lutra chromosome 1, mLutLut1.2, whole genome shotgun sequence genome encodes:
- the XCR1 gene encoding chemokine XC receptor 1 translates to MEPSGTPESTTPFEYDPQSLLCESKTFTFATISTTILYFLVFLLSLVGNSLVLWVLVKYESLESLTNVFIFNLCLSDLAFSCLLPVWIMAYHWGWLLGDFLCKLLSMIFSISLYSSIFFLTIMTIHRYLSVVRPLSSLRVHTLQCRVLVTMAVWATSILSSIPDAIFHTVLSSHCVYSERKGFLTSVYQHNVFFLLSIGIILFCYVEILKTLFRSRSKRRPRTVRLIFTIVTAYFLSWVPYNLVLFLQTLLKLEVIQSCEFSQQVDYAILICRNLAFSHCCFNPVLYVFVGVKFRRHLKSLLRHFRICGQQAASIPHHAAGSFNYEGASFY, encoded by the coding sequence ATGGAGccctcaggcaccccagagtccACCACCCCTTTTGAATATGATCCTCAGAGCTTACTGTGTGAGAGCAAGACCTTTACCTTTGCCACCATCAGCACCACCATCCTGTACTTCCTGGTGTTCCTCCTCAGCCTGGTGGGCAACAGCCTGGTGTTGTGGGTCCTAGTGAAGTATGAGAGCCTGGAATCCCTCACCAATGTCTTCATCTTCAACCTGTGCCTCTCAGATCTGGCGTTCTCCTGCTTGTTGCCAGTGTGGATCATGGCGTACCACTGGGGCTGGCTGCTGGGGGACTTCCTCTGCAAGCTCCTCAGCATGATCTTCTCCATCAGCCTCTACAGCAGCATCTTCTTCCTGACCATCATGACTATCCACCGCTACCTGTCGGTGGTGAGGCCCCTCTCATCCCTGCGTGTCCACACCCTCCAGTGCCGTGTGCTGGTGACCATGGCTGTGTGGGCAACCAGCATCCTGTCCTCCATCCCCGATGCTATCTTCCACACAGTGCTTTCTTCACACTGTGTCTACTCAGAAAGGAAGGGGTTCCTAACCTCGGTCTACCAGCATAATGTCTTCTTCCTGCTCTCCATCGGGATTATCCTGTTCTGCTACGTGGAGATTCTCAAGACCCTGTTCCGCTCTCGGTCCAAACGGCGCCCTCGAACAGTCAGGCTTATATTCACCATCGTGACAGCCTACTTCCTTAGCTGGGTTCCCTACAACCTGGTCCTGTTTCTGCAGACACTGCTGAAACTTGAGGTCATCCAGAGCTGCGAGTTCAGCCAGCAAGTGGATTATGCCATACTCATCTGCCGCAACCTTGccttctcccactgctgcttCAACCCAGTGCTCTACGTTTTTGTTGGGGTCAAGTTCCGCAGACATCTCAAAAGTCTGCTCCGGCACTTCCGGATCTGCGGGCAGCAGGCAGCCAGCATTCCTCATCACGCAGCAGGCTCCTTCAATTACGAGGGTGCCTCCTTCTATTGA